A single window of Bombyx mori chromosome 17, ASM3026992v2 DNA harbors:
- the CPR7 gene encoding cuticular protein RR-1 motif 7 precursor, whose amino-acid sequence MTKLIIWLAALAVAVKSERLDHLLPQGYAPASAGAFSGQASPPFKFENVNNGDGNYRFSYETPEGISAYESGAPRASGPEGPAVTAEGGFSYRAPDGQQISLTYTADENGFHPVGAHLPTPPPIPEAIQRSLELNRQNPSSDGGSRNNGGGNNGRNGYHY is encoded by the exons ATGACGAAATTG ATTATTTGGCTGGCGGCATTAGCAGTGGCAGTGAAGAGTGAGCGGTTAGATCATTTGTTGCCACAAGGATATGCCCCTGCGAGTGCGGGGGCCTTCAGTGGACAAGCTTCACCGCCCTTCAAATTCGAAAATGTGAACAACGGAGATGGGAATTATCGGTTCAG CTATGAAACCCCAGAAGGTATATCAGCATACGAGAGCGGCGCCCCACGAGCTTCCGGACCAGAGGGACCTGCTGTGACCGCTGAAGGCGGGTTCTCGTACCGCGCCCCTGACGGCCAGCAGATCTCTCTAACTTACACCGCCGATGAAAACGGCTTCCATCCAGTTGGTGCTCACCTTCCAACGCCACCCCCAATTCCTGAAGCGATTCAAAGATCCTTGGAGTTAAACCGACAGAACCCTTCTTC TGATGGTGGCTCTCGCAACAACGGAGGAGGTAACAATGGGCGCAATGGAtaccattattaa